A window from Roseburia sp. 499 encodes these proteins:
- a CDS encoding recombinase family protein, with product MQRKRVRILLRVSSNQQLEADGDLSVQRQLVTEYVTSHSEWVLDSKEYFEGSNSGYKNAVSDRDILREIYKDAEAKEFDILVVYKDDRLGRRMWEIGGYVMSLKSLGVDIYTVKDGCISPESDDIMGQMVLALRYGNAQKSSSDTGQRVKDTAQKLVQKGKFMGGSAPFGYTLEYSGEISKHGRALKHLVIVPEQAEVVKHIYHLSNDKEYGSAKIAKELNTEEKYKALAPNDVWKSGTVTSILTNPIYAGHTAYKRRERKNGKYRRLDSDEWVLSAEPNDNITIIDGNTWNKVQEKRKKRGDKYTKKLENKDVTVIRRNDGMLALVDVLHCGYCGCKMVNGSRYNYWTIKATGERRTKQIPIYKCQNAWQGVPHDKTKQHRADKIEPIVFEALAKYIGKLQKNENVFEQIQANQNTEKKALEKIVAKEKLELAKIQQKIDVMESNIPNAMLGEYPLSLEELVAIINKHKEQLKAQQEVIRQKEADLNSVSVNVNEWQELRSQIPTWQEVFMNADTATKRVLVDKLIERIDITKDDIVIRFKININDFFQQPRISDGFGVPK from the coding sequence ATGCAAAGAAAAAGAGTTCGTATTCTACTTCGAGTAAGCTCTAATCAACAGTTGGAAGCAGATGGAGACTTGAGCGTACAAAGACAATTAGTAACAGAATATGTAACAAGCCATAGTGAATGGGTTCTTGATAGTAAAGAATACTTTGAAGGAAGCAACAGTGGTTATAAAAATGCTGTATCGGATAGAGATATTCTCAGGGAAATCTACAAAGACGCAGAAGCCAAAGAGTTTGACATATTAGTTGTATATAAAGATGACCGACTTGGCAGACGTATGTGGGAAATTGGTGGGTATGTAATGTCGTTAAAAAGTTTAGGAGTTGATATATATACTGTCAAAGATGGCTGTATTTCTCCCGAATCGGATGATATTATGGGACAAATGGTTCTTGCGTTACGATATGGTAATGCACAGAAATCAAGCTCCGACACAGGACAAAGAGTAAAGGACACCGCACAGAAGCTAGTACAGAAAGGAAAATTCATGGGTGGTTCTGCTCCGTTTGGATATACCCTTGAATATTCTGGAGAAATTAGTAAGCATGGACGAGCTTTAAAACATCTGGTTATTGTTCCAGAGCAAGCCGAGGTTGTAAAGCATATTTATCATTTATCTAATGATAAAGAATATGGTTCAGCTAAAATTGCAAAAGAATTAAATACAGAAGAAAAATACAAGGCACTTGCTCCGAATGATGTATGGAAAAGTGGTACTGTTACATCTATTCTTACTAATCCTATTTACGCAGGACATACAGCTTATAAACGACGAGAACGCAAGAATGGAAAGTATCGTAGACTGGATAGTGACGAATGGGTGTTATCAGCTGAACCAAATGATAATATTACAATCATTGATGGAAATACATGGAACAAAGTGCAGGAAAAACGGAAAAAACGTGGCGATAAATATACAAAGAAATTAGAGAACAAAGATGTTACAGTTATTAGGAGGAACGATGGTATGTTAGCCTTAGTTGATGTTTTGCATTGCGGTTATTGTGGGTGTAAAATGGTAAATGGAAGCAGATATAATTACTGGACAATTAAAGCAACTGGAGAACGAAGAACGAAGCAAATTCCTATATACAAATGTCAGAACGCATGGCAAGGAGTACCGCACGATAAAACGAAGCAACACCGAGCCGATAAGATTGAACCGATTGTTTTTGAAGCTCTTGCAAAATATATTGGCAAGCTACAAAAAAATGAAAATGTATTTGAACAAATTCAAGCTAACCAGAATACCGAGAAAAAGGCTCTTGAAAAAATAGTTGCTAAAGAAAAGCTGGAACTTGCAAAGATACAACAAAAAATTGATGTAATGGAAAGCAATATACCCAATGCAATGTTGGGAGAATATCCACTCTCTCTTGAAGAACTGGTTGCTATCATCAATAAGCATAAGGAACAATTAAAAGCACAGCAGGAAGTAATCCGACAAAAAGAAGCTGATTTGAATAGTGTTTCTGTCAATGTAAATGAATGGCAGGAACTTAGGAGTCAGATACCGACATGGCAGGAAGTTTTTATGAATGCCGATACAGCAACCAAACGAGTACTGGTTGATAAACTGATTGAGCGTATTGATATTACAAAAGATGATATTGTAATCCGCTTCAAAATCAATATCAATGATTTTTTTCAGCAACCCCGAATCAGTGATGGTTTCGGGGTACCGAAATAA
- the clpB gene encoding ATP-dependent chaperone ClpB, producing MNIQKFTQKSIEAINGCEKLAYEYGNQEIEQEHLLVSLLTQEDGLIPKLIEKMEINKEHFTQNAITHLEKRVKVSGGQVYMGQNLNKVLISAEDEAKKMGDEYVSVEHLFLTLLKYPNQAMKEIFKEYGITRDRFLQALATVRGNQKVVSDNPEATYDTLEKYGYDMVERARDQKLDPVIGRDSEIRNVVRILSRKTKNNPVLIGEPGVGKTAVVEGLAQRIVRGDVPEGLKDKKLFALDMGALVAGAKYRGEFEERLKAVLDEIKNSDGQIILFIDELHTIVGAGKTDGAMDAGQLLKPMLARGELHCIGATTLDEYREYIEKDAALERRFQPVHVDEPTVEDTISILRGLKDRYEVFHGVKITDGALVSAAVLSNRYISDRFLPDKAIDLVDEACALIKTELDSMPTELDELQRKVMQMEIEEAALKKEGDRLSKDRLETLQKELAELKNEFQNKKAQWDNEKKSVEKVQKLREEIEGINAEIAKAQQSYDLEKAAELQYGKLPQLQKQLEIEEEQVRKKDLSLVHENVSEEEIARIISRWTGIPVAKLTESERNKTLHLDEELHKRVIGQDEGVTKVTEAIIRSKAGIKDPTKPIGSFLFLGPTGVGKTELAKALAASLFDDENNMVRIDMSEYMEKYSVSRLIGAPPGYVGYEEGGQLTEAVRRKPYSVVLFDEVEKAHPDVFNVLLQVLDDGRITDSQGRTVDFKNTILIMTSNLGSSYLLEGIDENGDIKPDAEEAAMNELRGNFRPEFLNRLDEIIMFKPLTKNNIGGIIHLLMADLNKRLVEREISVELTSQAEQFIVDNGYDPVYGARPLKRYLQKTVETLAAKLILADQVGAGDTILIDVENGALKAECKGKA from the coding sequence ATGAATATTCAGAAGTTTACACAAAAGTCAATCGAAGCCATCAATGGATGTGAGAAATTAGCCTATGAATACGGCAATCAGGAAATCGAACAGGAACATTTGCTGGTGTCCTTGCTGACCCAGGAGGACGGTCTTATTCCAAAGTTGATTGAGAAGATGGAAATTAATAAGGAACATTTCACACAGAATGCCATTACGCATCTGGAAAAGCGTGTGAAGGTTTCCGGTGGACAGGTCTATATGGGACAGAACCTGAATAAGGTATTGATTAGTGCTGAAGATGAGGCGAAAAAAATGGGAGACGAATATGTTTCCGTAGAGCATTTGTTTTTAACTCTATTAAAATACCCAAATCAGGCAATGAAGGAAATTTTCAAGGAATATGGAATCACCAGAGATCGTTTTTTGCAGGCATTGGCAACGGTACGAGGCAATCAGAAGGTAGTATCTGATAACCCGGAGGCTACTTATGATACCCTGGAGAAGTATGGCTATGATATGGTGGAACGCGCCAGAGATCAGAAATTGGATCCGGTTATCGGACGTGACAGTGAGATTCGTAATGTAGTTCGTATCTTGTCTCGTAAGACAAAGAATAACCCAGTGCTGATAGGTGAGCCTGGTGTTGGTAAGACAGCTGTGGTAGAAGGGCTTGCACAACGTATTGTTCGTGGTGACGTGCCGGAAGGCTTGAAGGACAAGAAGTTGTTTGCACTAGATATGGGAGCGTTAGTAGCAGGAGCCAAGTATCGTGGTGAATTTGAAGAGCGTTTGAAGGCAGTATTGGATGAAATAAAAAATAGTGACGGACAGATTATTCTGTTTATTGATGAACTTCATACCATTGTTGGTGCCGGAAAGACAGATGGAGCCATGGATGCAGGTCAGCTCTTGAAGCCAATGCTTGCTCGTGGTGAATTGCACTGTATTGGAGCTACTACTTTAGATGAATACCGTGAATATATTGAAAAGGATGCAGCTTTGGAGCGAAGATTCCAGCCGGTACATGTGGATGAGCCTACGGTAGAAGATACCATTTCTATCCTTCGTGGTTTAAAAGACCGCTACGAAGTGTTCCATGGGGTTAAGATTACAGATGGCGCGCTGGTATCTGCAGCAGTGCTGTCCAACCGTTACATCAGTGACCGTTTCCTGCCGGATAAGGCAATCGATTTAGTGGATGAAGCATGTGCGTTGATAAAGACAGAACTGGATTCCATGCCTACCGAACTAGATGAACTTCAGCGTAAGGTGATGCAAATGGAAATTGAAGAAGCAGCATTGAAAAAGGAAGGAGATCGTTTAAGTAAAGATCGACTGGAAACTTTACAGAAAGAACTTGCTGAGTTAAAGAACGAGTTCCAGAACAAAAAAGCACAGTGGGATAATGAGAAGAAGTCCGTAGAAAAGGTACAGAAGCTGAGAGAAGAAATAGAGGGAATCAATGCAGAAATTGCTAAGGCACAGCAGAGTTATGATTTGGAAAAGGCAGCAGAACTGCAATATGGAAAACTGCCACAGCTTCAGAAACAGTTAGAAATTGAAGAGGAACAGGTACGAAAGAAAGACTTAAGTCTGGTACATGAAAATGTCAGTGAAGAAGAAATTGCAAGAATTATTTCCAGATGGACAGGAATTCCGGTAGCAAAGCTGACCGAAAGTGAACGAAATAAAACATTGCATCTGGATGAAGAACTGCATAAACGTGTCATCGGACAGGACGAAGGCGTTACCAAGGTAACAGAAGCCATCATTCGCTCGAAAGCGGGAATCAAAGACCCGACCAAACCAATCGGTTCTTTCCTATTTTTAGGACCTACTGGAGTTGGTAAGACAGAACTGGCCAAGGCGTTGGCAGCCAGTCTTTTTGATGATGAAAATAACATGGTGCGTATTGATATGAGTGAGTACATGGAGAAATATTCTGTGTCTCGTTTAATCGGAGCACCTCCAGGATATGTAGGATATGAAGAAGGTGGACAGCTGACGGAAGCAGTACGAAGAAAACCTTATTCCGTTGTATTGTTTGATGAGGTGGAAAAGGCACATCCGGATGTATTTAATGTATTGCTCCAGGTATTGGACGATGGACGAATTACGGATTCTCAAGGCCGTACGGTTGACTTTAAGAACACAATCCTGATTATGACATCCAACCTTGGTTCATCTTATCTGCTTGAGGGAATTGATGAGAACGGTGATATTAAGCCGGATGCAGAAGAAGCAGCAATGAATGAATTGCGTGGCAACTTCCGACCGGAGTTCTTGAACCGTCTGGATGAGATTATCATGTTCAAGCCACTGACGAAGAACAACATCGGCGGTATCATTCATTTATTGATGGCTGATTTGAATAAGCGTCTGGTAGAACGAGAAATCTCAGTGGAATTAACATCACAGGCAGAGCAGTTTATTGTAGATAATGGTTATGATCCGGTATATGGTGCAAGACCTTTGAAACGTTATCTGCAAAAGACTGTAGAGACCTTGGCAGCAAAGCTAATTTTGGCAGACCAAGTGGGAGCAGGAGATACCATTCTTATAGATGTGGAGAATGGAGCGTTAAAAGCGGAATGTAAGGGAAAGGCATAA
- a CDS encoding SHOCT domain-containing protein, with amino-acid sequence MAKCMSCGKTALLTTTFGNVVLCKNCSSLANVSMWNNREFLSMDELINQKNDALQKATANNMPQGIIAEITRFFDEYINAGFITAIKGKAGQSLKVFSTYCIITTKNESKKAELENMFSDFEDDDDDDDTLISSDDKRNLVKGLMSGKLVQTGIGVAISATLNQQEKEKNSEKKSRERHKNVGQLISVGERRIDLRNMAGVEIYSSSNTSNGYLKFIPKGVSSKQSYSCEYFFFNNSIPFESKKIRQQVEAIKNTINELIANADKETQMAIAQAEQKKLEMQKIQQEEQVRKMVEQVTQQSKPDAFEEVRKFKQLLDEGIISEDEFNTKKKELLGL; translated from the coding sequence ATGGCTAAATGTATGTCGTGTGGAAAAACAGCATTACTTACTACAACTTTTGGAAATGTTGTTTTATGCAAAAACTGTAGTTCATTAGCAAATGTTTCAATGTGGAACAATAGGGAGTTTTTATCAATGGATGAATTGATAAATCAGAAGAATGACGCACTTCAAAAAGCAACTGCAAATAATATGCCACAAGGGATAATTGCAGAAATAACACGTTTTTTTGACGAGTATATCAATGCAGGATTTATTACTGCTATCAAAGGTAAGGCAGGACAATCACTAAAGGTATTTTCTACATATTGCATTATTACTACTAAAAACGAGAGTAAGAAAGCGGAGTTAGAAAATATGTTTTCTGACTTTGAAGATGATGACGATGATGACGATACATTGATTTCATCAGATGATAAACGCAATCTTGTAAAAGGATTGATGTCTGGAAAACTGGTACAAACTGGTATCGGTGTCGCAATATCAGCAACATTAAACCAGCAGGAAAAAGAAAAAAACTCAGAAAAGAAGTCACGAGAACGACATAAAAATGTTGGACAATTGATTTCTGTAGGTGAAAGGCGAATAGACCTTAGAAATATGGCAGGTGTTGAAATTTACAGCAGTTCCAATACATCAAATGGATATTTAAAGTTTATTCCGAAAGGTGTTTCTTCAAAGCAATCATATAGTTGTGAGTATTTCTTCTTTAATAATTCGATACCATTTGAAAGCAAAAAAATCAGGCAACAAGTAGAAGCAATTAAAAACACAATAAATGAATTGATTGCTAATGCTGATAAAGAAACCCAAATGGCGATAGCTCAAGCTGAACAAAAAAAATTAGAAATGCAAAAAATACAGCAGGAGGAACAAGTAAGAAAAATGGTCGAACAAGTTACTCAACAAAGTAAACCAGATGCATTTGAGGAGGTACGAAAGTTCAAACAACTGTTAGATGAAGGCATTATTTCAGAAGATGAATTCAATACAAAGAAAAAAGAATTGTTGGGATTGTAA
- a CDS encoding EAL domain-containing protein produces the protein MRKLYKRCSAIGMLILVLFFAVFPIQVTAENQQNTGKEVKVGYVPYDHMIKVDKEGNYYGYGVAYLNELAKITGWTYKFVEVSENDRIEKLLNGDIDLLCSIHKDCEQKDQLLFCRETTVLEYGMLATVEDNTEIFFDDFQHINGKKIGINVNADLENALIRYASENGISYEPVYFEDLESMQEALKSKTIDIMLVSSLRDIENIKYVGKTYSVPEYFTVSKNNPELMDELNKADLELKRERPFYISGLHESFYGVPYEKLTGITREEYEFILRKEPIKVVCDAGSCPIGYVDETTGKYSGIYADLLEVISKESGLEFEYIPLENYEEAWEMIANGEADIIAGSYANNTLRKEYNMTFTESYFDMEYSIVAQWSKEIPENPTVAIPIGYVGIQTYIRENEPNWEIRTYDDAETCLKAVESNDTDLALINSIFLQTVLNLNNYDDLRVIPNISSNIPICIGIGMKNENAEILQSILNKAIFQIPEDQILKCISENTINAQYTLTVKEIIVNAIPYIMMVLLVIVLFVILIISKREKHYRHLALTDSVTGLWNDVKFYKETQEILDRNPDKAYLLITLDINKFKFINNDFGSYAGDRILTVLGKRIQDVFGGVGYYARGTADIFMILMEEKDYREEMLNPLKKEIYFDNGGKRQYYKITIKSGIRLIHAGEKRKDVKRYVDQASLARKSIKEIADESVAYYDEKMKENIAKDIAIENKMEAALENGEFQVYLQPKYYLPTGEIIGAEALVRWIEQDGKMVWPDQFIPLFERNGFIINVDFYVYEQVLKKMATWREEGRKLICVSVNVSRVHIRTYDFFIKLNKLMEKYDIPKEYFELELTETIMGGDQSITRDFVRECKREGYHVSIDDFGSGYSSLNLLKDLPVDILKIDKGFLDETAESQRSSIIVQQVVEMAKKMEIGTLCEGVETSEQADFLKGIGCDMAQGYLYSKPIPMDEFEKLI, from the coding sequence ATGAGAAAATTATACAAAAGGTGCAGTGCTATCGGAATGCTGATACTGGTATTATTTTTTGCAGTGTTTCCAATACAAGTTACTGCGGAGAACCAACAAAATACAGGAAAAGAAGTAAAAGTAGGATATGTCCCATATGACCATATGATTAAAGTGGATAAAGAAGGAAACTACTATGGCTATGGGGTTGCTTACCTAAATGAATTAGCAAAAATAACCGGTTGGACTTACAAATTTGTTGAGGTTAGTGAGAATGACCGGATAGAAAAGTTGTTGAATGGCGACATTGATTTGTTATGTAGTATACATAAAGATTGCGAACAAAAGGATCAATTGTTATTTTGTAGAGAAACAACTGTATTAGAGTATGGAATGTTGGCAACCGTGGAAGATAACACTGAGATTTTTTTTGATGATTTTCAGCATATTAATGGGAAAAAAATCGGAATCAATGTTAATGCTGATTTAGAGAATGCATTAATTCGTTATGCCAGTGAAAACGGAATCTCTTATGAACCAGTTTATTTTGAAGACCTGGAGAGTATGCAGGAGGCGTTAAAGAGTAAAACGATAGATATTATGTTGGTATCTAGCCTTCGAGATATAGAGAATATTAAGTATGTAGGAAAGACGTATTCGGTACCGGAATATTTTACGGTAAGTAAAAATAATCCGGAATTAATGGATGAATTGAATAAGGCAGATCTTGAATTGAAAAGAGAACGTCCTTTTTATATTTCCGGGTTACATGAGAGTTTTTATGGTGTACCTTACGAAAAATTGACAGGAATTACAAGAGAAGAGTATGAGTTCATTTTGCGAAAGGAACCTATAAAAGTAGTATGCGATGCGGGGAGCTGTCCGATAGGATACGTAGATGAAACAACTGGGAAGTATTCCGGAATCTATGCCGATTTGCTAGAGGTGATTTCAAAGGAAAGCGGATTGGAGTTTGAATATATTCCTCTTGAGAATTATGAAGAAGCATGGGAAATGATAGCAAATGGTGAGGCAGATATTATAGCTGGAAGTTATGCAAATAATACTTTGAGAAAAGAGTATAATATGACTTTTACAGAAAGCTACTTTGATATGGAATATTCTATTGTAGCGCAGTGGTCAAAAGAGATACCGGAAAATCCTACGGTTGCTATTCCTATAGGGTATGTAGGCATTCAGACATATATTAGAGAAAATGAGCCCAATTGGGAGATTCGAACATATGATGATGCCGAGACTTGTCTGAAGGCAGTAGAAAGTAATGATACGGATTTAGCACTGATAAATTCCATTTTTTTACAGACGGTTCTTAATTTGAATAATTATGATGATTTAAGAGTGATTCCGAATATATCAAGTAATATTCCGATTTGCATTGGAATAGGAATGAAGAATGAGAATGCGGAAATATTGCAAAGTATTTTAAATAAGGCAATTTTCCAAATACCGGAAGACCAGATTTTAAAATGTATCTCCGAAAATACGATAAATGCGCAATATACGCTTACTGTTAAAGAGATTATTGTAAATGCTATTCCTTATATTATGATGGTTTTGTTGGTCATAGTACTATTTGTAATATTGATTATATCTAAACGTGAAAAACATTATCGTCATTTGGCATTGACAGATTCTGTGACCGGATTATGGAACGATGTGAAATTTTATAAAGAAACACAGGAAATATTAGATAGGAATCCGGATAAAGCATATCTGCTGATTACGCTTGATATTAATAAGTTCAAATTTATAAATAATGACTTTGGGTCTTACGCCGGAGACAGGATACTTACAGTGCTTGGAAAAAGAATACAAGATGTCTTTGGGGGAGTTGGATATTATGCTCGAGGAACAGCAGATATTTTTATGATACTGATGGAGGAAAAGGACTATCGGGAGGAAATGCTGAATCCTTTGAAAAAGGAGATATATTTTGATAATGGAGGAAAGCGTCAGTACTACAAGATTACAATAAAATCTGGAATACGATTGATTCATGCCGGAGAAAAGCGAAAAGATGTAAAACGGTATGTAGATCAGGCTTCCTTGGCAAGGAAAAGTATAAAGGAAATTGCAGATGAGAGTGTTGCTTATTATGATGAAAAGATGAAAGAGAATATTGCAAAGGATATTGCCATTGAAAATAAGATGGAAGCAGCACTGGAAAATGGAGAATTTCAAGTTTACCTGCAACCGAAGTATTATCTTCCAACGGGAGAAATTATTGGGGCTGAAGCTTTAGTGAGATGGATAGAGCAAGATGGCAAGATGGTATGGCCGGATCAGTTCATTCCTTTATTTGAAAGAAATGGATTCATCATAAATGTTGATTTTTATGTGTATGAGCAGGTGTTAAAGAAAATGGCAACTTGGAGGGAGGAAGGACGTAAGTTAATTTGTGTATCGGTGAATGTTTCAAGAGTACATATAAGGACGTATGACTTTTTTATAAAGCTAAATAAGTTAATGGAAAAATATGATATTCCGAAAGAGTATTTTGAATTGGAATTGACAGAAACCATTATGGGTGGGGATCAAAGCATTACCAGAGATTTTGTAAGAGAGTGTAAAAGGGAAGGCTACCATGTTTCTATTGATGATTTTGGCAGTGGTTATTCTTCTTTGAATCTGCTAAAAGATTTGCCTGTAGATATTTTAAAGATCGATAAAGGATTCTTGGATGAAACAGCAGAGTCTCAGCGAAGCAGTATCATTGTGCAACAGGTAGTAGAAATGGCAAAGAAAATGGAAATCGGAACTTTGTGTGAAGGGGTGGAAACATCAGAGCAGGCAGACTTTTTGAAAGGAATTGGTTGCGATATGGCACAAGGATATTTGTATTCAAAACCGATTCCGATGGATGAATTTGAAAAATTAATTTAA
- a CDS encoding Lin1244/Lin1753 domain-containing protein: MKIERRKMIDDGIMEELQKKHPVKSEKGVCYAQDMDYITLEVEVFNNSIFRKLVKANNKVLVVYMYLRERMCHNGWYVLWDNDTKEDILERLTLWGVSENDSSSIITTLLDNKIIHNFQHDGIEYLTDVQQIYNWEMLQAKRARDRNSKNKQNKPTTDTNSANSTQQSSIPQSNIEQHYNTGFNDSYYDGLPFN; this comes from the coding sequence ATGAAGATAGAACGTCGCAAAATGATTGATGATGGAATTATGGAAGAATTGCAGAAGAAACACCCTGTCAAATCTGAAAAAGGTGTCTGCTATGCACAAGACATGGACTATATCACGTTAGAGGTTGAAGTGTTTAATAATTCAATCTTTCGTAAGTTAGTAAAAGCAAACAACAAGGTACTGGTTGTATATATGTATCTAAGAGAACGAATGTGTCACAATGGTTGGTATGTGCTATGGGATAATGATACAAAGGAAGATATTTTAGAACGATTGACACTTTGGGGAGTATCAGAGAACGACAGCTCTTCAATTATCACGACGCTTCTTGATAATAAAATTATACATAACTTTCAGCATGATGGAATTGAATATCTTACAGATGTTCAACAAATTTACAACTGGGAAATGCTACAAGCTAAAAGAGCTCGTGACAGAAACAGCAAGAACAAACAGAATAAACCTACTACTGATACAAATTCAGCCAACAGTACACAACAAAGCAGTATTCCTCAAAGTAATATTGAACAACATTATAATACAGGTTTTAATGATAGCTATTATGACGGATTACCGTTCAACTAA
- a CDS encoding DUF2087 domain-containing protein, giving the protein MTESEAIKLFKCLADKSRLQILKSLMQEDMYVERLAERLNLTPPTISFHLKKLEDAGAVESYKDQYYMMYSLKKDVFMTNIIDIIREESSESKQQQEREEAYRRKVIEAFFEYGKLKSIPAQRKKERIVLEEIAKSFEKGKKYTEREVNILIADFNDDFCTIRRDMIAENILERDKANYWLAEE; this is encoded by the coding sequence ATGACAGAATCAGAGGCGATTAAGCTATTTAAGTGTTTGGCAGATAAGTCAAGACTTCAGATATTAAAGTCGTTGATGCAAGAGGACATGTATGTGGAACGATTGGCGGAACGGTTGAATTTGACACCGCCTACCATTTCCTTTCATCTAAAAAAATTAGAGGATGCCGGAGCTGTGGAGTCTTATAAAGACCAGTATTATATGATGTATTCTCTGAAAAAAGATGTATTTATGACAAATATTATAGATATCATCCGGGAAGAGTCTTCCGAGTCTAAGCAGCAGCAGGAGCGAGAGGAAGCATATCGGAGAAAGGTAATAGAGGCTTTTTTTGAATATGGAAAGTTAAAGTCAATTCCTGCACAGCGAAAAAAGGAACGAATCGTTCTGGAAGAAATTGCAAAGTCCTTTGAAAAAGGGAAAAAATATACAGAGCGAGAAGTCAATATTTTGATTGCAGATTTTAATGATGATTTTTGTACCATTCGCCGGGATATGATAGCAGAGAATATCTTGGAGAGAGATAAGGCGAATTATTGGTTGGCGGAGGAGTAG
- a CDS encoding EamA family transporter translates to MWIFFAAGSAVFAGATAILAKVGVKNTDSDVATALRTLVVLLFSWLMVFVTDSYIPLESVSEKNLLLLVLSGIATGASWLCYFKALQLGDVNKVTPIDKTSTVLTMILAFFFLGESLTMVMFIGMVGILTGTMLMIEKKEVTDRQKEKGNSLWLIYAVLSAVFASLTSILGKLGMEGIPSNYGTAVRTCVVLVMAWIVVFLQKKQAKVRGIEKKSWIFLVFSGVTTGLSWLCYYRALQEGPASIVVPIDKLSVLITIVFARIFLKEKLTKKAVVGLMVLVAGTLVLLL, encoded by the coding sequence ATGTGGATATTTTTTGCCGCAGGCTCCGCAGTGTTTGCCGGAGCGACTGCGATTCTTGCAAAGGTTGGAGTAAAAAATACGGATTCTGATGTGGCGACAGCACTACGAACTCTTGTAGTGCTGTTGTTTTCGTGGCTTATGGTGTTCGTAACAGATTCTTATATTCCACTGGAATCCGTATCTGAGAAGAATTTGTTATTACTGGTATTATCGGGAATTGCAACGGGAGCATCTTGGCTTTGCTATTTTAAGGCATTGCAGTTAGGTGATGTAAATAAGGTAACTCCTATTGATAAGACAAGTACAGTACTTACTATGATATTGGCATTTTTCTTTTTGGGAGAATCCCTTACGATGGTTATGTTCATTGGAATGGTGGGGATATTGACAGGAACCATGCTGATGATAGAAAAGAAAGAGGTAACTGACAGGCAGAAGGAAAAAGGAAATTCTCTTTGGCTGATATATGCAGTACTTTCCGCAGTATTTGCCAGTCTGACATCCATCCTTGGAAAATTGGGAATGGAAGGGATTCCGTCCAATTATGGAACAGCAGTGCGCACCTGTGTGGTGCTTGTAATGGCATGGATTGTGGTTTTTCTTCAGAAGAAACAGGCAAAGGTAAGAGGAATCGAAAAGAAAAGTTGGATATTTCTGGTGTTTTCAGGAGTTACAACCGGACTGTCCTGGCTCTGCTATTACCGAGCACTTCAAGAAGGACCTGCCAGCATCGTAGTACCCATTGATAAGTTAAGTGTATTGATTACCATAGTTTTTGCAAGAATATTTTTGAAGGAAAAGTTGACGAAAAAAGCAGTGGTTGGACTGATGGTGTTGGTAGCAGGAACACTGGTGCTTCTACTATAG